TCTTCCCGGTCTGGATCCCAGACCCTTGCCTGCAGAGAAGTTTTTTTCCCATATCCAACCTCCCTCTTTCCGGCCAGCTCAGTGCATTTCCTCTGACCCAGTCCCCAGAGAAGATGGAGAACAGCAAGTATCCCTTACCCCCACCACACCCATGACAACTACTCTGGAAATTTGCAGCTTGCAAtcccccctccacacacacgGGTTTTTCTCCAAGGTGAAAACTTCAACTCAacttctaaaattcatttttttctttccatcacaGACAGTAGGAAGGGATTGTAAAGTGATAATGTAACCCAAACCCCACCCCAAAAGGGAATCTCCAGTCCCTACTCTCACCCCCACACCACGCAAAGGCACACGACATCCCCGACAGGTTGAACATGCCAGTAGCGGGAACTCCGTATTCGCTAAGGCAGCCATTACTGAAGAGCGCTCTGGTTGTTAGAAAGCTCTTCCTTACAGTATTGCAAGAGGAACCCCTGCCCCTCCTTGCCTGGCAGCTTTCCCACCTCACCTCTGTTGACTGAGGCCGGGTGACAGTGGAGGGGATGTCAGTGGCTAGAGCTTTAGCAGACTCAGCagccccccactcccacccaaGCCCTCAGCGCCTTCCACTTGGAGAGCCAAGCccgcggggtgggggtgggggatagagcggggtgggtgggggcggggtgATAACCCACCGGCTCTGCCCTGCGACAAATCACTTCCAAGTCGGTGACTCAGAAATAGTAACAGTTGTTGGGTTGCGTCTCATTTCCATATTATCAATTTAATGTGAAAAGGCACAGAGGTAGTCCCTTCAGGTCCCCGTCTCTTTCTCAGCGTTCGCCCACCTACTCCCCTTTCCCACGACCCTCAGCCTGCCCCCTCCTCTGGATTGGCAGCCCTAGTTGTCCCAGGAGAGACTGTGGGTCTCCGTGGGAGCTGAGCAGGAAGAAAGGCGGGGCCCGCGGGGGCAGCCGCGGCGGGGATGAGGCCGTGAGCTGCAGCCCCCACCCCGTAGCAGCCTCCGCAGGTCCTGGCGGAAGCGCAGGCCCAGGAAGGCGTAGAGCACGGGATTGAGGCCGCAGCGGGCGAGGGCCAAGCCGCTGGTCACCAGCAGTGCCAGATCCTTGCGCTTGCTGGCAGGGCAGCTCTGCTCGCGCGCAGCCAGTAGATCGGCCGTATCCAGCAGCAGGGCGAGGCTGTAGGGCAGCTGCAGCACCACGAAGGCCGCCACCAGGGCCACCACGACGCGCAGCGCACGCCGGCGCTCCGGCCCCCTGGCGGCCAGCAGCGTGCGGCCCAGGAGCGTGTAGCAGGCCACCATGACGCCCAGCGGCAGCGCGAAGCCCAGGACCACCTGCGCCACGGCGCTCGCCCCCTTCACCGTCTGTGTGAGGCCCTCGGGGAAGACGAGGCGACAGCGTCGTTGGCCTTCCCGCTGCCCGTCCCGGCTGAAGAGGAGCGCAGGCAGCGCCAGGAGCAGCGACAGCAGCCACACGGTGACTGAGACCAAGTGTTTGCGGCCGGGAGTGGAGGGCCGCGGCCCTCCTGGGAGCGCTCGCGCGATGGCCACGTATCGGTCGGCGCTGATACAGGCCAGGAAGAGGAAGCCGGCGTGGAAGGAAGCCgagtagaggccagagatggTGCGGCAGGTGGcacttcccagactccagcccTGAAGAGCCCCTGCTGCCGCGAAGGGCAGGGTCAGGGCCAGCAGGAGGTCGGCCAGGGCCAGCTGGAACAGGTGGGCGGAGGTGGGCGAGCCCGCTGCGCGTCGGGCTGCCAGATGGGTGGCCAGGACCAGGCCATTGCCGGCCAGACCCAGCGTAGCCACAGTCAGGGAGACACTGGGTTGGAAGACCCGGCTGAAGGCCTGGACATCGGCCTTGTAGCAAAGCTCCGGCAGCGGCTCCGCCGAGTATGCCTCCTCTTCATCCCCAGAGTAGAGGTCCCAGGAAACCTGGGAAGGTCAGAAGAGAGGCGGGATCTTATGACACACATCTCACCCCACGGCTTCCCCTCCCACACATGCCTTCCAAGCTGAGAGCTCCTGTGTGGCCAGATGTAACAGTATACAGGGAGAAGACATAAACTCTTTTGCAGACTCTTCCTAGCACCCCTTCAGCAGGCCTTGGTTTCCCTTGCACCCCTCCTACCTCTGCTTCCAGCTTcctgggtgaccttgagcaagccacTTCCTCTTTCTGGACCTCAGTTACCTAACATGTAATTTGAGATTATTATAAATCCTGACCAGCCCACTTCTCAATGTTGCTGTGAAGATAGCAATATGGAAGATAATCGATGAGAAAAACCTGTGTTCTCCAAAGACCATAACACAaagtttgtattattattatttttggagacagagtcttgctctgtcgaccaggttggagtgcagtggtgtgatttcggctctctgcaacctttgcctcccgggttcaaacgattctcctgcctcagcctcctgagtagttgcgactacaggtgcgcaccaccacacccacctaatttttgtatttttagtagagacggggtttcaccatgttggtcaggatggtctcaaactcctgacctcaggtgatcctcctgcttctggagtgctgggattacaggtgtgagacaccacgcccagcccaaagtttgtattattagtaaatcCTAGAGCTTCAGTTCCCTTTGCAGCGCCCTCTCCTGGAAGGATGCCCATATGCAGGCTTTGCCTCAGACCTGAGCCCTGGACTCTAACCTCCGCCTGGAGtg
This is a stretch of genomic DNA from Saimiri boliviensis isolate mSaiBol1 chromosome 17, mSaiBol1.pri, whole genome shotgun sequence. It encodes these proteins:
- the CCR10 gene encoding C-C chemokine receptor type 10; translated protein: MGTEATEQVSWDLYSGDEEEAYSAEPLPELCYKADVQAFSRVFQPSVSLTVATLGLAGNGLVLATHLAARRAAGSPTSAHLFQLALADLLLALTLPFAAAGALQGWSLGSATCRTISGLYSASFHAGFLFLACISADRYVAIARALPGGPRPSTPGRKHLVSVTVWLLSLLLALPALLFSRDGQREGQRRCRLVFPEGLTQTVKGASAVAQVVLGFALPLGVMVACYTLLGRTLLAARGPERRRALRVVVALVAAFVVLQLPYSLALLLDTADLLAAREQSCPASKRKDLALLVTSGLALARCGLNPVLYAFLGLRFRQDLRRLLRGGGCSSRPHPRRGCPRGPRLSSCSAPTETHSLSWDN